In Saccharomonospora marina XMU15, one genomic interval encodes:
- a CDS encoding TlpA family protein disulfide reductase — MTTATKWALAAGALVLAVLVALLPRVGDSQDADDQAARQELAPARAAAALQACPGPGQGSLERLAGVEATCLGDGSKVDLGSALAGEPTLINVWATWCEPCREELPLLQTYAQRRGAVRVLTVQVESSARDGLELLTELDVHLPAVHDGDGPTGPVRKALKVPRALPASYLVSEDGTVRFISQPRLFTSVEQIRLAVERSR; from the coding sequence TTGACCACCGCTACCAAGTGGGCACTCGCCGCGGGCGCGCTCGTGCTTGCCGTGCTCGTGGCGTTGCTGCCGCGCGTGGGCGACTCGCAGGATGCCGACGACCAGGCGGCCAGGCAGGAACTGGCACCCGCTCGCGCTGCCGCGGCGCTTCAGGCGTGCCCCGGCCCTGGGCAGGGCAGTCTGGAGCGACTGGCCGGGGTCGAGGCGACCTGCCTCGGTGACGGCTCCAAGGTCGACCTCGGCAGCGCGCTCGCGGGCGAGCCCACACTGATCAACGTGTGGGCCACCTGGTGCGAGCCGTGTCGCGAGGAACTGCCGCTGTTGCAGACGTACGCGCAACGCCGCGGCGCGGTGCGGGTGCTCACCGTGCAGGTGGAGAGTTCGGCCAGGGACGGGTTGGAGCTGCTGACCGAACTCGACGTGCACCTACCCGCCGTGCACGACGGTGACGGACCCACCGGCCCGGTCCGCAAGGCACTCAAGGTTCCGAGAGCGCTGCCCGCCTCCTACCTGGTCAGCGAGGACGGGACGGTGCGGTTCATCTCGCAGCCTCGACTGTTCACCTCGGTGGAGCAGATCCGGCTGGCAGTGGAGCGTTCCAGGTGA
- a CDS encoding MBL fold metallo-hydrolase, whose translation MTHPAYGTLRQVSEAASVLLENNPSTMTLEGTNTWVLGAPGASGRIIVDPGYEDVDHLRRLLDGAPVELILLTHHHPDHSEGAPWLAHRVDAPVRAFDAELCQGGDPIGADQVIKAAGLELQVLHTPGHTADSVTLRFDHDGLTHALTGDTVLGKGTTVLTDLGDYLDSLARLRGLPRGSIGLPGHGPELADLTVTARQYYDHRQQRLDQVRAALRQLGEGATARQVVEMVYADVDKALWGPAESSVRAQLEYLRSVE comes from the coding sequence ATGACACACCCCGCGTACGGCACGCTGCGGCAGGTTTCCGAGGCAGCTTCGGTGCTGCTGGAGAACAATCCCTCGACCATGACGCTGGAGGGCACCAACACCTGGGTGCTCGGCGCCCCAGGTGCGTCCGGCCGGATCATCGTCGACCCCGGATACGAGGACGTCGATCACCTCCGCAGGCTGCTCGATGGTGCGCCTGTGGAATTGATCCTGCTGACGCATCATCATCCCGACCACTCCGAAGGCGCGCCCTGGCTCGCCCACCGGGTTGATGCGCCGGTACGGGCATTCGATGCCGAGCTGTGCCAGGGCGGCGACCCCATCGGTGCCGACCAGGTGATCAAAGCCGCGGGGTTGGAATTGCAGGTGCTGCACACTCCCGGCCACACGGCCGACTCGGTCACGCTGCGGTTCGACCACGACGGCCTCACCCACGCACTGACCGGCGACACCGTGCTCGGCAAGGGCACCACCGTGCTCACAGACCTCGGTGACTACCTGGACTCGTTGGCGAGGCTGCGAGGACTGCCGAGGGGCTCCATCGGGCTGCCCGGTCACGGGCCGGAGCTGGCTGATCTGACCGTGACGGCGCGCCAGTACTACGACCACCGGCAGCAACGGCTCGACCAAGTCCGGGCGGCCCTGCGGCAGCTCGGCGAGGGCGCTACGGCCAGGCAGGTGGTCGAGATGGTCTACGCCGACGTCGACAAGGCGTTGTGGGGGCCTGCCGAGTCCAGTGTGCGGGCGCAGTTGGAGTACCTGCGTTCGGTCGAGTAG
- a CDS encoding WhiB family transcriptional regulator → MKRNESDWRIHAYCRDTDPDGLFVRGAEQNRAKLVCMGCPVRTECLAEALDNRIDFGVWGGMTERERRALLRRRPDVSSWRGLLESAKRQYEPAQRVS, encoded by the coding sequence ATGAAGCGAAACGAGTCGGACTGGCGTATCCATGCGTACTGCCGCGACACCGACCCGGACGGCCTCTTCGTACGAGGTGCCGAGCAGAACAGGGCCAAGCTGGTCTGCATGGGTTGTCCGGTCCGCACCGAGTGTCTCGCGGAAGCGCTGGACAACCGGATCGACTTCGGAGTCTGGGGTGGTATGACCGAGCGGGAGCGGCGCGCGCTGCTTCGCAGGCGGCCTGACGTATCGAGTTGGCGCGGGCTGCTTGAGTCGGCCAAGCGGCAGTACGAACCCGCTCAGCGGGTGTCGTAG
- a CDS encoding MFS transporter, protein MSQSSGGAHLTDYRAALSVPGSRGPVVASLFARLPIAMIGISALLYVQRQTGSFTTAGLVSACTLAGVSVGSVAQGRLIDRYGPTRPLLAVAALFTLLLAALVVAIESHASTPVLAVTAAGIGVSEPMTGSASRALWARLLPPGPTRDAALSYEAISMEVFFILGPGLAGALIAAPWPGTGLVIGGACMVVGSVLFALSPAVRTWGPGEERPSRLLGALASPGLRTLALAAGGFGMVIGFVEVAVPAAASAAGSVAMGGLLLSLWSVSSVGFGVAYNTRPWPRSLHLRLPVLLALFGAGVALLAVPSSLWGLGAALLVAGALITAQSTAHSVAIELVAPRGTAAEAFGWVVTAITLGLAFGQSMSGYLVERSGPPLAFLTAAACAGVVAGAVWLLRSTIGPTEPYQRRTERVAC, encoded by the coding sequence GTGTCCCAGTCTTCCGGTGGTGCTCACCTGACCGACTACCGTGCCGCGCTCAGCGTGCCCGGCTCACGCGGACCGGTGGTCGCGTCCCTGTTCGCCCGGTTACCCATCGCCATGATCGGCATCTCGGCGTTGCTCTACGTGCAGCGGCAGACCGGCTCGTTCACCACGGCAGGCCTGGTGTCGGCCTGCACGCTGGCCGGGGTGTCGGTGGGCTCGGTGGCACAGGGCAGGCTGATCGACAGGTACGGGCCCACCCGACCACTGCTGGCCGTCGCCGCGCTGTTCACGCTATTGCTGGCCGCTCTCGTAGTCGCGATCGAGTCGCATGCGTCGACGCCCGTACTCGCGGTCACGGCCGCCGGTATCGGCGTCAGCGAGCCGATGACCGGCTCGGCCTCCCGAGCACTCTGGGCGCGGCTGCTGCCACCCGGCCCCACCCGCGACGCCGCGCTGTCCTACGAGGCGATCAGCATGGAGGTGTTCTTCATCCTCGGCCCAGGGTTGGCCGGTGCGCTGATCGCGGCGCCGTGGCCGGGAACCGGCCTGGTGATCGGGGGCGCGTGCATGGTCGTGGGCTCGGTGCTGTTCGCGTTGAGCCCGGCCGTGCGGACGTGGGGACCCGGAGAGGAGCGCCCCTCGCGACTGCTCGGCGCACTCGCCAGCCCCGGATTGCGCACGCTGGCACTCGCCGCGGGTGGGTTCGGCATGGTGATCGGGTTCGTCGAGGTCGCCGTACCGGCCGCGGCCTCGGCGGCGGGCAGCGTCGCGATGGGCGGCCTGCTGCTGTCGCTGTGGTCGGTCAGCTCGGTCGGCTTCGGAGTCGCCTACAACACACGGCCATGGCCTAGGAGCCTGCACCTGAGACTGCCCGTGCTGCTCGCGTTGTTCGGCGCGGGCGTCGCGTTGCTCGCCGTGCCGTCCTCGCTGTGGGGTCTCGGGGCGGCCCTGCTCGTCGCGGGGGCGCTCATTACCGCGCAGTCCACAGCACACTCGGTGGCCATCGAACTCGTGGCGCCGCGCGGCACGGCCGCGGAGGCGTTCGGCTGGGTGGTCACGGCGATCACGCTCGGACTGGCGTTCGGCCAGTCGATGAGCGGCTACCTGGTGGAGCGCAGCGGACCACCACTGGCCTTCCTCACCGCGGCAGCCTGTGCGGGCGTGGTGGCAGGCGCGGTATGGCTGCTGCGGTCCACCATCGGCCCCACCGAGCCGTACCAGCGGCGAACCGAGCGGGTCGCCTGCTGA
- a CDS encoding RidA family protein, with translation MGWSGRLAELGIELPEVAAPVAAYVPAVRTGSHVYTSGQLPFVAGSLAATGKVGGEVSPEEAKQHARTAALNALAAVHALVGIDSVLRVVKVTGFVASSEGFTGQPAVLNGASELLGEIFGDAGSHARSAVGVAELPLGAPVEVELIVEVEA, from the coding sequence ATGGGCTGGAGCGGGAGGCTGGCCGAACTCGGTATCGAACTGCCTGAGGTCGCGGCGCCTGTCGCCGCCTACGTTCCTGCCGTGCGCACCGGCTCACACGTCTACACGTCCGGGCAGTTGCCGTTCGTGGCGGGTTCGCTCGCCGCGACGGGGAAGGTGGGCGGTGAGGTCAGCCCCGAGGAGGCCAAGCAGCACGCCCGCACGGCGGCGTTGAACGCGCTGGCGGCGGTGCACGCCCTCGTCGGCATCGACTCGGTCCTGCGGGTTGTCAAGGTGACGGGTTTCGTGGCGTCGAGCGAGGGATTCACCGGGCAGCCCGCCGTGCTCAACGGCGCCTCGGAGTTGCTGGGGGAGATCTTCGGCGACGCGGGCTCGCACGCCCGGTCGGCGGTCGGGGTCGCGGAACTGCCCCTGGGGGCACCTGTCGAGGTCGAGTTGATCGTCGAGGTGGAGGCATAG
- a CDS encoding NUDIX hydrolase: MTFRVPKESVLSLPKEPPRQPSVPKDAATVMLLRDPAGSPGGGVEVFLQRRVAGMAFAGGMTVFPGGGVDARDADASVSWAGPPPSRWAEWFSCSESMARALVCAAVRETFEESGVLLAGDESGAVACTAQYADARRALVSRELSLAAFLADAGLTLRADLLRPWANWVTPEQEPRRYDTRFFVAALPAGQRADGATTEAEDSGWHRPGEAIADAEAGRSGLMPPTWFTLDELARFDSVSDVLAVERDVRRITPRLVMDGDVVRVELP; encoded by the coding sequence ATGACCTTCCGGGTACCGAAGGAGTCGGTGTTGTCCTTGCCGAAGGAGCCGCCGCGGCAGCCCTCCGTGCCCAAGGACGCGGCGACGGTGATGCTGCTGCGCGACCCCGCCGGTTCGCCCGGCGGCGGTGTGGAGGTGTTCCTCCAGCGGCGCGTTGCCGGGATGGCCTTCGCAGGCGGGATGACCGTCTTCCCGGGCGGAGGTGTCGACGCGCGTGATGCCGACGCCTCGGTGAGCTGGGCAGGACCGCCACCGTCGCGGTGGGCGGAGTGGTTTTCCTGCTCGGAGTCCATGGCGAGAGCTCTGGTGTGCGCGGCGGTGCGGGAGACGTTCGAGGAGTCGGGTGTGCTGCTGGCCGGCGACGAGTCCGGCGCCGTGGCCTGCACCGCCCAGTACGCCGACGCCCGCCGGGCGCTGGTTTCCAGAGAGCTGTCGCTGGCGGCCTTCCTGGCCGATGCCGGGCTTACGCTGCGGGCCGACCTGCTGCGCCCGTGGGCGAACTGGGTGACCCCGGAGCAGGAGCCCCGACGCTACGACACACGCTTCTTCGTGGCCGCGCTTCCGGCCGGTCAGCGTGCCGACGGCGCGACGACGGAGGCGGAGGACTCGGGCTGGCACCGGCCCGGCGAAGCGATCGCCGACGCCGAGGCCGGTCGCAGTGGGCTGATGCCGCCGACGTGGTTCACCCTCGACGAACTGGCACGCTTCGACTCGGTGTCGGACGTACTGGCGGTCGAGCGCGACGTCCGCCGGATCACTCCCCGGCTCGTGATGGATGGCGACGTGGTGCGAGTGGAGCTGCCATGA
- a CDS encoding ArsA-related P-loop ATPase — MTNLAGWTDELARTRLHFVTGKGGTGKTTLAASLGLALASHGRRVLLIEVEGRQGFAQVFDTEPLPYAEQRIAAAPGGGEVRALHVDVEAALLEYFEMFYNLGFAGRTLRRMGAIEFATTLAPGLRDVLLTGKIKECVGRTDSDGRHTYDAVVVDAPPTGRVVKFLDVTKALTDLAKTGPIRAQAEGVVRLLHSGETAVHLVTLLEEMPVRETLDAVAELDGADLRPGAVLVNRVRPPRLPARSVTAAADGRVDAARVRTGLASAGLELPQATLDALVEETVEHAIRLDAEQRAREQLSEADLPTLEVPDLTTGVDVAALYELAETLVEQGVR, encoded by the coding sequence GTGACCAACCTGGCTGGCTGGACCGACGAACTCGCACGGACCCGGCTCCACTTCGTCACCGGAAAGGGTGGGACGGGCAAGACCACCCTGGCCGCATCGCTGGGGCTGGCACTGGCCAGCCACGGCAGGCGAGTGCTGCTCATCGAGGTCGAGGGACGGCAGGGGTTCGCCCAGGTCTTCGACACCGAGCCACTGCCCTATGCCGAGCAGCGCATCGCAGCCGCTCCCGGGGGAGGCGAGGTGCGAGCGCTGCACGTCGATGTGGAAGCGGCGCTGCTCGAGTACTTCGAGATGTTCTACAACCTCGGCTTCGCGGGCAGGACGCTGCGGAGGATGGGCGCGATCGAGTTCGCCACAACACTGGCTCCTGGACTGCGCGACGTACTGCTCACCGGCAAGATCAAGGAATGTGTCGGTCGAACGGACTCCGACGGCAGGCACACCTACGACGCAGTCGTGGTGGACGCCCCACCCACCGGCAGGGTCGTGAAGTTCCTCGACGTCACCAAGGCACTCACCGATCTCGCCAAGACCGGTCCGATCCGGGCGCAGGCCGAGGGTGTGGTGCGCCTGCTGCACTCGGGGGAGACGGCTGTGCACCTGGTCACGCTGCTTGAGGAGATGCCGGTGCGGGAGACACTGGACGCGGTCGCCGAACTCGACGGCGCCGACCTGCGCCCGGGAGCGGTGCTGGTGAACCGGGTCCGGCCGCCCCGGCTGCCCGCGCGCTCGGTCACCGCGGCAGCCGACGGCAGGGTGGACGCCGCGAGGGTGCGCACCGGACTCGCCTCCGCGGGCCTCGAACTACCCCAGGCGACCCTCGACGCACTGGTGGAGGAAACCGTCGAGCACGCGATCCGGCTCGACGCCGAGCAGCGGGCCCGCGAACAGCTCTCCGAGGCCGACCTTCCCACGCTGGAGGTTCCCGACCTCACGACAGGGGTCGACGTCGCCGCGCTGTACGAACTCGCCGAGACGCTTGTCGAGCAGGGGGTGCGCTGA
- a CDS encoding DUF4177 domain-containing protein, which produces MSATKWEYATVPLLIHATKQILDQWGDDGWELVTVLPNPSGEQHVAYLKRPKG; this is translated from the coding sequence ATGAGTGCCACGAAGTGGGAGTACGCCACGGTTCCGCTGCTGATCCACGCGACCAAGCAGATCCTCGACCAGTGGGGAGACGACGGCTGGGAGCTGGTCACCGTGCTGCCCAACCCCAGTGGTGAGCAGCACGTCGCCTACCTCAAGCGCCCGAAGGGCTGA
- a CDS encoding ArsA family ATPase codes for MLDDQQTRVVLCCGSGGVGKTTTAAALALRAAERGRQTVVLTIDPARRLAQALGLRELGNQPRKVSLPGFEPKGELWAMMLDMRRTFDDMVRRHAGPERAEQLLANRFYQTISTSFSGTQEYMAMEKLGQLAATGDWDLIVVDTPPSRSALDFLDAPSRLSAALDGRMIRLLTTPAKAGGWGLRKVVSAGFSMFAKAVSTILGGQLLADASAFMQAFDSTFGGFRERAGKTAELLRSKGTAFVVIAAPEPDALREASYFVERLSDEAMPLAGLVANRTHPVLADLSAIDALAAAEAIERGGNKAPLASAVLRLHADRVAVAEREKRLLARFTRAHPSVAVVQVPALPSDVHDIAGLRDIGDRLSGP; via the coding sequence CTGCTCGACGACCAGCAGACCCGCGTGGTGCTGTGCTGCGGGTCGGGTGGGGTCGGGAAGACGACCACGGCGGCGGCACTGGCCCTGCGTGCGGCCGAGCGGGGCAGGCAGACCGTGGTGCTCACCATCGACCCGGCCCGCAGGCTCGCGCAGGCGCTGGGGCTTCGCGAACTCGGCAACCAGCCGAGGAAGGTCTCACTCCCCGGGTTCGAACCCAAGGGCGAGCTGTGGGCGATGATGCTGGACATGCGGCGCACCTTCGACGACATGGTGCGAAGGCACGCGGGCCCCGAACGCGCGGAACAGCTGCTGGCCAACCGCTTCTACCAGACGATCTCCACGTCGTTCTCCGGGACACAGGAGTACATGGCTATGGAGAAGCTGGGCCAGCTCGCCGCGACGGGGGACTGGGACCTCATCGTGGTGGACACGCCACCGAGCCGTTCTGCTCTGGACTTCCTCGACGCGCCGTCGCGGCTGTCCGCCGCGCTGGACGGGCGGATGATCCGGTTGCTGACAACCCCGGCGAAAGCCGGTGGCTGGGGCCTACGCAAGGTGGTCAGCGCGGGCTTTTCGATGTTCGCCAAGGCGGTCTCGACGATTCTGGGCGGCCAACTGCTCGCCGACGCCTCCGCGTTCATGCAGGCGTTCGACTCCACCTTCGGCGGTTTCCGCGAGCGCGCGGGCAAGACAGCGGAGCTGCTGCGTTCCAAGGGCACGGCTTTCGTGGTGATCGCGGCACCGGAACCGGACGCCCTTCGAGAGGCCAGCTACTTCGTCGAACGGCTCTCGGACGAGGCGATGCCGCTGGCGGGGCTGGTCGCCAACCGCACCCATCCGGTGCTGGCCGACCTGTCCGCGATCGATGCCCTCGCGGCCGCCGAGGCAATCGAGCGTGGCGGCAACAAGGCCCCCCTCGCCTCAGCCGTGCTGCGCCTGCACGCCGACAGGGTGGCGGTGGCGGAGCGGGAGAAGCGGCTACTCGCCCGCTTCACCCGCGCCCACCCCAGCGTCGCTGTCGTCCAGGTGCCCGCCTTGCCCAGCGACGTGCACGACATCGCGGGCCTTCGCGATATCGGTGACCGCCTCTCGGGCCCGTAA
- a CDS encoding Crp/Fnr family transcriptional regulator codes for MDETLARAGIFQGVEPAAAEALAQTLETVEFPRGHVIFNEGEPGDKLYIIKSGKVKIGRKSADGRENLFQIMGPSDMFGELSIFDPGPRTSTATTVTEVSAVTMDRPALRQWISTRPEIAEQLLRVVARRLRRTNNMVAELIFTDVPGRVARALLQLAQRFGSQEAGLLRVTHDLTQEEIAQYVGASRETVNKALADFAHRGWLRLEGKSVLILDPERLARRAR; via the coding sequence GTGGACGAGACCCTGGCCCGCGCGGGCATTTTCCAGGGTGTGGAACCGGCGGCGGCCGAGGCGCTCGCGCAGACCTTGGAGACAGTGGAATTCCCCCGCGGCCACGTGATCTTCAACGAGGGCGAGCCGGGCGACAAGCTGTACATCATCAAGTCGGGCAAGGTGAAGATCGGGCGCAAGTCCGCCGACGGACGCGAGAACCTGTTCCAGATCATGGGCCCTTCCGACATGTTCGGCGAGCTGTCGATCTTCGACCCCGGCCCTCGCACGTCGACGGCCACGACTGTGACCGAGGTCAGCGCCGTGACGATGGACCGGCCCGCGCTTCGGCAGTGGATCTCCACGCGGCCGGAGATCGCCGAGCAGCTACTGCGCGTGGTCGCCCGTAGGTTGCGCCGGACGAACAACATGGTGGCCGAGCTGATCTTCACCGACGTGCCCGGCCGGGTGGCCAGGGCGCTGCTGCAACTCGCCCAGCGGTTCGGCAGCCAGGAGGCGGGCCTGCTTCGGGTCACGCACGACCTGACCCAGGAGGAGATCGCGCAGTACGTCGGCGCCTCACGGGAGACCGTGAACAAGGCGCTTGCCGACTTCGCCCACCGTGGCTGGCTGCGGCTGGAAGGCAAGAGCGTGCTGATCCTGGACCCGGAGCGACTGGCCAGAAGGGCCCGCTGA
- the nth gene encoding endonuclease III, with translation MSSAAGQAPRKRRAFAEESQLSLVRRARRMKRCLDEAYPNAHCELDFATPLDLLVAVILSAQCTDERVNAVTPALFARYPTAADYAGADRAELEELIRPTGFYRNKASSLMGLGAALVEQHGGEVPGTLEELVKLPGVGRKTANVVLGEAFAVPGITVDTHFGRLVRRWNWTREEDPVKVEHEVGQLIPRKEWTMLSHRVIFHGRRVCHARKPACGACPLARDCPSYGAGPTEFEAAAKLVKGPEREHLLTMVKSS, from the coding sequence GTGTCATCCGCCGCCGGTCAAGCACCCCGCAAGAGGCGCGCCTTCGCCGAAGAGAGCCAGTTGTCGTTGGTCAGACGCGCACGGCGTATGAAGCGTTGCCTCGACGAGGCTTATCCAAACGCCCACTGCGAGCTCGATTTCGCTACACCGCTGGATCTGCTGGTCGCCGTCATCCTGTCGGCGCAGTGCACGGACGAGCGGGTCAACGCCGTCACGCCTGCGCTGTTCGCCCGTTACCCGACCGCCGCCGACTACGCGGGCGCCGACCGGGCCGAACTCGAGGAACTGATCAGGCCGACCGGCTTCTACCGGAACAAGGCCAGCTCGCTGATGGGACTCGGCGCCGCCCTCGTCGAGCAACACGGCGGCGAGGTCCCCGGCACGCTCGAGGAGCTGGTGAAGCTTCCCGGTGTTGGCCGCAAGACCGCCAACGTGGTGCTCGGTGAGGCCTTCGCGGTGCCGGGCATCACTGTGGACACTCACTTCGGAAGGCTCGTGCGCCGCTGGAACTGGACGCGGGAGGAAGACCCCGTGAAGGTCGAGCACGAGGTGGGTCAGTTGATCCCGCGCAAGGAGTGGACGATGCTGTCACATCGGGTGATCTTCCACGGCAGGCGGGTCTGCCACGCCCGCAAACCCGCCTGCGGCGCATGCCCGCTCGCCCGTGACTGTCCCTCCTACGGGGCTGGACCGACCGAGTTCGAGGCCGCGGCCAAGTTGGTCAAGGGTCCCGAACGCGAGCATCTGCTGACCATGGTGAAGAGCTCTTGA
- a CDS encoding transglycosylase domain-containing protein: MRTRDGLFKMLGLCLLAGVLVAGLLFPIVGAAGVISNQASDTVESMSSDLADVPPPLVTTVTDSAGNPIATLYEQYRIPTAPEEISDAMKWALISVEDRRFYEHHGVDWKGTIRAAVSNTSGGDTQGASTLTQQYVKNYLINVIYRNDQLGQQKAQEVSVARKLKEARIAIQLETKLSKEQILAGYLNVVEFSRRIFGVGAAAQAYFNTTADKLTVTQSALLAGMVNNPAVYDPWNNPEKATERRNWVLDKMVENLKLSREDAERLKAEPLGVVPDGPSKPAANCIGAGPENGFFCQYVEDYLLSHGMDKEELYTGGYTIRTTMDQRANHEAKRSAEEQVSKTQDNVANTLSLVRPGKKRHEVVALAANKDYGTDASQGQTVYALPSSTANVTGAGSSYKMFTAAAILEQRKYGIYDRVQVPGSYVSRVFMGGGESCPYVGQGTRAYCVSNAGSYPGSMTLQQALATSPNTAFVILEEQAGMKAVVDMAYKLGMRATMTSNAATGGPVDRSADNQQVSQSQREYFGPSERSPGKGSFTLGVSPTNGLELANVAATIMSGGVWCPPTPIAQITDRNGAAVPIEEKPCEQVVPEGLANSMAVGMSEDDKPGGTAAAAAAAANWTRPMIGKTGTTQNNGSAAFIGATPQLAGAAMVFRPDHPNGGLIDGGPGNVYATDGTYGNMFGGKTPARTWFGAMTKILEGEPALPLPPAHPRYERVR; encoded by the coding sequence GTGCGTACCAGGGACGGCTTGTTCAAGATGCTCGGACTCTGCCTGCTCGCGGGGGTGCTGGTGGCGGGCCTGCTGTTTCCGATCGTCGGGGCGGCGGGGGTGATCTCGAACCAGGCGAGCGACACCGTGGAGTCGATGTCCTCCGATCTCGCCGACGTGCCGCCACCGCTGGTGACCACGGTCACCGACAGTGCGGGCAACCCGATCGCCACGCTGTACGAGCAGTACCGCATCCCGACCGCACCGGAGGAGATCTCCGACGCGATGAAATGGGCGCTGATCTCGGTGGAGGACCGGCGCTTCTACGAGCACCACGGCGTCGACTGGAAGGGCACCATCCGGGCGGCCGTCAGCAACACCTCCGGCGGCGACACGCAGGGCGCCTCGACGCTGACCCAGCAGTACGTCAAGAACTATCTGATCAACGTCATCTACCGCAACGACCAGCTGGGGCAGCAGAAGGCACAGGAGGTGTCGGTCGCTCGCAAATTGAAGGAAGCGCGGATCGCGATCCAGCTCGAGACCAAGCTGAGCAAGGAGCAGATCCTCGCGGGCTACCTCAATGTGGTGGAGTTCTCTCGCCGGATCTTCGGTGTCGGAGCGGCGGCGCAGGCCTACTTCAACACCACAGCGGACAAGCTCACCGTCACCCAGAGCGCCCTACTCGCGGGCATGGTCAACAACCCGGCGGTCTACGACCCGTGGAACAACCCTGAGAAGGCGACCGAGCGCCGCAACTGGGTGCTGGACAAGATGGTGGAGAACCTGAAGCTTTCCCGCGAGGACGCGGAACGGCTCAAGGCCGAACCGCTCGGCGTCGTCCCGGACGGACCATCCAAGCCCGCGGCCAACTGCATCGGCGCGGGGCCGGAGAACGGCTTCTTCTGCCAGTACGTGGAGGACTACCTGCTCAGCCACGGCATGGACAAGGAGGAGCTGTACACCGGCGGTTACACCATCCGCACGACGATGGACCAGCGGGCCAACCACGAGGCCAAGCGCTCGGCCGAGGAGCAGGTGAGCAAGACACAGGACAACGTGGCCAACACGCTGTCGCTGGTGCGGCCCGGTAAGAAGCGGCACGAGGTGGTGGCGCTGGCCGCGAACAAGGACTACGGCACGGACGCCAGTCAGGGACAGACCGTGTACGCATTGCCGTCGTCAACAGCGAACGTCACCGGCGCGGGGTCCAGCTACAAGATGTTCACCGCCGCCGCGATCCTGGAGCAACGCAAGTACGGCATCTACGACCGGGTGCAGGTGCCCGGCTCGTACGTGTCCAGGGTGTTCATGGGAGGCGGCGAGAGCTGCCCGTACGTCGGCCAGGGCACCCGCGCCTACTGCGTGTCCAACGCGGGCAGTTACCCGGGCAGTATGACGCTGCAGCAGGCTCTGGCCACCTCACCCAACACCGCCTTCGTGATCCTGGAGGAGCAGGCGGGTATGAAGGCCGTGGTCGACATGGCCTACAAGCTGGGTATGCGGGCGACCATGACGTCGAACGCCGCCACCGGCGGCCCTGTGGACCGCAGCGCCGACAACCAGCAGGTCAGCCAGAGTCAGCGGGAGTACTTCGGGCCGAGCGAGCGGTCTCCCGGCAAGGGGTCGTTCACGCTGGGAGTCAGCCCGACGAACGGCCTGGAGCTGGCGAACGTCGCCGCCACGATCATGAGCGGCGGAGTGTGGTGCCCGCCCACCCCGATCGCACAGATCACCGACCGCAACGGCGCTGCGGTCCCGATCGAGGAGAAGCCCTGCGAGCAGGTGGTTCCCGAGGGGCTTGCCAACTCGATGGCCGTGGGAATGAGCGAGGACGACAAACCCGGTGGCACCGCGGCCGCCGCGGCCGCCGCGGCGAACTGGACCCGCCCGATGATCGGTAAGACCGGAACGACGCAGAACAACGGCTCGGCCGCGTTCATCGGGGCGACCCCGCAGCTCGCGGGCGCCGCGATGGTATTTCGGCCGGACCATCCCAACGGCGGCCTCATCGACGGCGGGCCCGGCAACGTCTACGCCACCGACGGCACCTACGGCAACATGTTCGGCGGCAAGACACCCGCACGAACCTGGTTCGGTGCGATGACCAAGATCCTGGAAGGCGAACCCGCGCTCCCGCTGCCGCCCGCGCACCCGAGGTACGAGCGAGTTCGCTGA